A window of the Mesorhizobium opportunistum WSM2075 genome harbors these coding sequences:
- a CDS encoding Hpt domain-containing protein produces MRGESGIAFSMPGGDVSGTRQSRPVDLAHLARQTMGDRALEQEVLALFVQQALSVRDKIVDADVKGRLLLAHGLKGSARGVGAFAIADCATEIERRPEDGQTLKRLGTLIDEVRDFIAAINR; encoded by the coding sequence ATGCGTGGCGAAAGCGGCATTGCCTTCTCAATGCCCGGGGGCGACGTATCGGGAACGAGGCAGTCCCGGCCGGTCGATTTGGCACACCTTGCCCGGCAAACGATGGGCGATCGCGCCCTCGAGCAAGAGGTGCTGGCGCTCTTTGTACAGCAGGCGCTATCTGTGCGCGACAAAATAGTCGACGCCGACGTCAAGGGCCGGCTTCTGCTGGCGCATGGGCTGAAAGGCTCGGCGCGCGGCGTCGGCGCCTTCGCCATCGCCGATTGCGCCACCGAAATCGAGCGTCGTCCGGAGGACGGTCAGACACTCAAACGGCTTGGCACGCTGATCGACGAAGTGCGCGATTTCATCGCCGCAATCAATCGCTGA
- a CDS encoding 2Fe-2S iron-sulfur cluster-binding protein encodes MTKLTFIAHDGTHFDVDAENGSTVMENAIRNAVPGIEAECGGACACATCHVYVDEAWTAEVGEPEAMEEDMLDFAYEVQPNSRLSCQIKVRDALDGLVVRVPERQG; translated from the coding sequence ATGACAAAACTGACCTTCATCGCCCATGACGGCACACATTTCGACGTGGATGCCGAGAACGGCTCGACGGTGATGGAAAACGCCATCCGCAACGCCGTGCCGGGGATCGAGGCGGAGTGCGGCGGCGCCTGCGCCTGCGCGACCTGCCATGTCTATGTCGATGAGGCGTGGACGGCCGAAGTCGGAGAGCCGGAGGCGATGGAAGAGGACATGCTGGACTTCGCCTACGAGGTCCAGCCGAATTCGCGGCTTTCCTGCCAGATCAAGGTGCGCGACGCGCTCGACGGCCTCGTCGTGCGGGTGCCGGAGCGCCAGGGCTGA
- a CDS encoding NAD(P)/FAD-dependent oxidoreductase, which yields MTGTISTDVLIVGAGPVGLFSVFELGLFDMKCHLIDILDRPGGQCAELYPEKPIYDIPGWPSISAQGLVDKLLEQIAPFKPDFTYNRMVSSLEKLEDGSFRVTTDENEVFEAKVVVIAAGGGSFQPKRPPIPGIEPYEGKSVFYSVRRMEDFRGHDLVIVGGGDSALDWTLNLQPVAKSVTLVHRRPEFRAAPDSVNKMYAMQEMKQLEFKVGQVTGLTGADGQLSSATIKGGPEGDVEVPCTRMLPFFGLTMKLGPIAEWGLNLHENLIPVDTEKFQTSVPGIFAVGDINWYPGKLKLILSGFHEVALMAQAAKRIISPGERIVFQYTTSSTSLQKKLGVVE from the coding sequence ATGACCGGCACCATCAGCACAGACGTCCTCATTGTCGGGGCAGGGCCGGTCGGCCTGTTTTCGGTGTTCGAGCTCGGCCTGTTCGACATGAAGTGCCATCTGATCGATATTCTCGACCGGCCGGGCGGCCAATGCGCGGAACTCTATCCGGAGAAGCCGATCTACGACATTCCCGGCTGGCCTTCGATCTCGGCGCAGGGGCTGGTCGACAAGCTGCTTGAGCAGATCGCGCCGTTCAAGCCGGATTTCACCTACAACCGGATGGTTTCCAGCCTCGAGAAGCTGGAGGATGGCAGCTTTCGCGTCACCACGGACGAAAATGAGGTGTTCGAGGCCAAGGTGGTGGTGATCGCCGCCGGTGGCGGCTCGTTCCAGCCGAAGCGCCCGCCGATCCCCGGCATCGAACCCTATGAAGGCAAGAGCGTCTTCTATTCGGTGCGCCGGATGGAGGATTTTCGCGGCCACGACCTGGTCATCGTCGGTGGCGGCGACTCGGCGCTCGACTGGACGCTGAACCTGCAGCCGGTGGCAAAGAGCGTCACGCTGGTTCATAGGCGCCCTGAATTCCGGGCGGCGCCCGACAGCGTCAACAAGATGTATGCCATGCAGGAGATGAAGCAGCTGGAATTCAAGGTTGGCCAGGTGACCGGGCTCACCGGCGCCGACGGCCAGCTCTCATCCGCGACCATCAAGGGTGGTCCGGAGGGCGATGTCGAGGTGCCTTGCACCCGCATGCTGCCGTTCTTCGGCCTGACCATGAAGCTCGGCCCGATCGCGGAATGGGGGCTCAATCTCCACGAGAACCTGATCCCGGTCGACACCGAGAAGTTCCAGACATCGGTGCCCGGCATTTTCGCGGTGGGCGACATCAACTGGTATCCCGGCAAGCTGAAGCTGATCCTGTCGGGTTTTCACGAGGTGGCGCTGATGGCGCAGGCCGCCAAGCGCATCATCAGCCCCGGCGAACGTATCGTGTTCCAGTACACGACATCGTCCACGAGCTTGCAAAAGAAGCTCGGCGTGGTGGAGTGA
- a CDS encoding MDR family MFS transporter — MDQAVDKQTMTAAATPLTESEKNAIIAGVLLSMLLAALDQTIVAPAMPTIGHALGHAQYLPWIVTGYLLTATAMAPLYGKISDVYGRRPTVYAAILIFLLGSVVSAMAPNMFVLVVGRAIQGAGGGGLFTLTQTVIGDLVPPRERARYAAWISGTWAVASIAGPLLGGTFAEHLHWSLIFWINIPLGLLAMAIINNPLKKLPIAAKHHRIDGLGALLLVAATALLLLALNWGGSEYPWLSGEIIGLLAASAVFWAAFSLRLLRAAEPLISLEVLSNPIVRAGTLSMFLLQAANIGLAVYLPVYLQSIVGLSVSESGLAMLGLLLGTVAGATFSGRTIPRFVHYKRIAMVGVLFSIICLGLLALVAGHASLLVVEVLTVCIGLGSGTTFPVATVSVQNAVDRAHLGVATGVLTFLRSLGSALGVAMLGAVALGYGLPLAGEGTLAVGQVISAEPFVMIFLVAAATLFLALITLALMPEKPLRGQAEYPPVMAE; from the coding sequence ATGGACCAGGCTGTCGACAAGCAGACCATGACGGCTGCAGCCACGCCGCTGACCGAAAGCGAGAAGAACGCCATCATCGCCGGCGTGCTTCTGTCGATGCTGTTGGCGGCGCTCGATCAGACCATCGTCGCGCCGGCGATGCCGACCATCGGCCACGCGCTCGGCCATGCGCAATATCTGCCATGGATCGTCACCGGCTACCTCCTGACCGCGACCGCCATGGCACCGCTCTACGGCAAGATCTCGGACGTTTATGGCCGCCGGCCAACCGTTTATGCCGCCATCCTGATCTTTCTCCTCGGATCGGTGGTCAGTGCGATGGCGCCAAACATGTTTGTGCTGGTCGTCGGCAGGGCCATCCAGGGCGCCGGCGGTGGCGGCCTGTTCACCTTGACGCAAACCGTCATCGGCGACCTCGTCCCGCCACGCGAACGAGCGCGCTACGCCGCCTGGATCTCCGGCACCTGGGCCGTCGCCAGCATCGCCGGGCCCCTGCTTGGCGGCACCTTCGCCGAACATCTTCACTGGTCGCTGATTTTCTGGATCAACATCCCGCTCGGCCTGCTGGCGATGGCGATCATCAACAACCCGCTCAAGAAGCTGCCGATCGCCGCCAAGCATCATCGCATCGACGGCCTGGGCGCGCTGCTGCTGGTCGCGGCCACGGCCTTGCTGCTGCTGGCGCTCAACTGGGGCGGCAGCGAGTACCCGTGGCTGTCCGGCGAAATCATCGGGCTGCTGGCGGCGTCCGCGGTTTTCTGGGCGGCGTTCTCGCTGCGGCTGCTGCGCGCGGCCGAACCGCTCATCTCGCTTGAGGTGCTGAGCAACCCGATCGTCCGCGCCGGCACCTTGTCGATGTTCCTTCTGCAGGCTGCCAACATAGGCCTGGCGGTCTACCTGCCTGTCTACCTGCAGTCGATCGTCGGCCTTTCGGTCAGCGAGTCGGGTCTTGCGATGCTGGGGCTGCTGCTTGGCACCGTGGCCGGCGCGACATTCAGCGGGCGAACAATACCGCGCTTCGTCCACTACAAGCGGATCGCCATGGTGGGCGTGCTCTTCTCGATCATATGCCTCGGCCTGCTCGCCCTCGTCGCCGGACACGCTTCGCTGCTGGTCGTCGAAGTCCTGACGGTCTGCATCGGCCTGGGCAGCGGGACGACCTTCCCGGTCGCCACCGTATCGGTCCAGAACGCCGTCGACCGGGCGCATCTTGGCGTCGCAACCGGCGTGCTGACCTTCCTGCGTTCGCTGGGCAGCGCGCTGGGCGTTGCAATGCTCGGCGCCGTCGCCCTCGGCTATGGCCTGCCGCTGGCCGGCGAAGGCACGCTGGCCGTCGGCCAGGTCATATCCGCCGAGCCCTTCGTGATGATCTTCCTTGTCGCCGCGGCGACGCTGTTCCTGGCGCTGATCACGCTTGCGTTGATGCCGGAAAAACCGCTTCGCGGCCAGGCCGAGTACCCGCCGGTGATGGCCGAGTAG
- a CDS encoding DUF922 domain-containing Zn-dependent protease, with product MMKRSLLCALLLAMTAIPAGAASLVKTYSYFSIGGSTLDDIETQLSKHGPQVKSTGSRHPGATQMAFTTRISYARQAGSCRIADAAVTVKVKVILPEWRRPRNADADVKLFWDTLSADIKRHEERHVEIAKNHARKLEEALKATYPRKDCDAAKAKAAQITATVLAEHDRAQVQFDRVESVNFESRILRLLRYRIERIESGQLRPPA from the coding sequence ATGATGAAACGATCCCTGCTCTGCGCACTGCTGCTTGCCATGACCGCCATCCCGGCGGGCGCGGCCAGTCTCGTGAAGACATACAGCTATTTTTCCATCGGCGGCAGCACCCTCGACGATATCGAGACGCAGCTTTCCAAACACGGGCCACAGGTCAAGAGCACTGGTTCCCGTCACCCCGGCGCCACCCAGATGGCCTTCACCACCCGCATCAGCTACGCCCGGCAGGCAGGTTCCTGCCGGATCGCCGACGCCGCCGTGACCGTCAAGGTCAAGGTGATCCTTCCGGAATGGCGCCGCCCCCGCAACGCGGACGCCGACGTGAAGCTGTTCTGGGACACGCTGTCGGCCGACATCAAGCGCCATGAGGAGCGCCATGTCGAGATTGCCAAGAACCATGCCCGCAAGCTGGAAGAGGCGCTGAAGGCGACCTATCCGCGGAAGGATTGCGATGCGGCAAAGGCCAAGGCGGCCCAAATCACCGCCACCGTCCTCGCCGAGCACGACCGCGCCCAGGTGCAGTTCGACCGCGTCGAGAGCGTCAATTTCGAAAGCCGCATCCTGCGGCTCCTGCGCTATCGCATCGAGCGCATCGAGAGTGGCCAATTGCGACCGCCGGCCTGA
- the folP gene encoding dihydropteroate synthase — protein MTARRWQLAHGRHLDLGERAVVAGILNVTPDSFSDGGLFSGIETALAQARRMIAEGAGIVDVGGESTRPGAGAVSAGEEQARVLPVIEALASAGDVLISVDTYRAETARLAVAAGAHIVNDVWGLQREPDIARIAAETGAGLIIMHTGRDREKLPDVIADQLAFLGKSLEIARGHGVADDHIVLDPGFGFAKETAEENLDLMARFSELHGLGFPLMAGTSRKRFIGTVTGRDAADRAAGTAATSVILRLKGAHLFRVHDVAINVDALAMADAMLARETAASARKSGSIFGKHDA, from the coding sequence ATGACGGCGAGGCGATGGCAACTGGCCCATGGACGCCATCTCGACCTTGGCGAAAGAGCCGTGGTTGCCGGCATCCTCAACGTCACCCCTGACAGCTTTTCCGACGGCGGCCTGTTTAGTGGGATCGAGACGGCGCTGGCCCAGGCACGCCGCATGATCGCCGAAGGGGCGGGGATTGTCGATGTCGGGGGAGAATCGACCCGGCCCGGCGCTGGCGCGGTATCGGCCGGGGAGGAACAGGCGCGCGTCCTGCCTGTAATCGAGGCGCTGGCGAGCGCCGGCGACGTGCTGATTTCCGTCGATACCTATCGTGCCGAAACCGCGCGCCTTGCGGTGGCTGCCGGCGCGCACATCGTCAACGATGTCTGGGGCTTGCAGCGCGAACCTGACATTGCGCGCATCGCGGCTGAAACCGGTGCCGGGCTCATCATCATGCATACCGGGCGGGATCGCGAGAAGCTGCCCGACGTCATTGCCGACCAGTTGGCTTTCCTGGGAAAATCGCTGGAGATCGCCCGCGGGCACGGTGTCGCCGACGACCATATCGTGCTCGACCCCGGTTTCGGCTTCGCCAAGGAGACGGCGGAGGAAAACCTCGACCTGATGGCGCGGTTCTCCGAGCTTCATGGGCTCGGCTTTCCGCTGATGGCCGGCACCTCGCGAAAGCGCTTCATCGGCACCGTCACCGGCCGCGATGCGGCCGACCGCGCCGCCGGAACGGCGGCGACCAGCGTCATTCTCAGGCTCAAGGGCGCGCATCTGTTTCGCGTCCACGATGTCGCAATCAACGTGGACGCACTGGCCATGGCGGATGCTATGCTGGCACGTGAAACCGCCGCATCGGCCCGAAAATCGGGATCGATTTTCGGAAAGCACGATGCGTAG
- the folB gene encoding dihydroneopterin aldolase — MYVIRLKNCAFFARHGVLDEEEALGQRFYVDAVLSVDPGRALVDDAIGETVNYGIAFMVIEKIITGERRFLIEALAMEVAKALTERFPQIRKAEITVRKPNAPVPGVLDYVEVTVVWPE; from the coding sequence ATGTATGTCATCCGCTTGAAAAACTGCGCCTTCTTTGCCCGGCATGGCGTGCTGGACGAGGAGGAGGCGCTGGGTCAGCGTTTCTATGTCGACGCGGTGCTGTCAGTTGACCCTGGACGCGCCCTTGTCGACGACGCGATCGGGGAAACCGTCAATTACGGCATCGCCTTCATGGTGATCGAGAAGATCATCACCGGCGAGCGGCGCTTCCTGATCGAGGCCCTGGCAATGGAGGTGGCAAAGGCGCTGACGGAGCGGTTTCCCCAGATCAGGAAGGCCGAAATCACCGTGCGCAAGCCCAACGCACCGGTGCCTGGCGTGCTCGATTACGTCGAGGTGACCGTTGTCTGGCCAGAATAA
- the folK gene encoding 2-amino-4-hydroxy-6-hydroxymethyldihydropteridine diphosphokinase, translated as MSGQNNTVYLSLGGNLGDPAASMAAALRILDADADTSVAAVSSLYRTPPWGKLDQPDFLNAAAELSTRLSPRALLDLCLDAERKLKRVREERWGPRLIDIDILVFGDRVIHETGLEVPHPRMLERAFVLAPLAEIAPGLAVAGRSVAERLGAVDASGIERLPSGRDWWLP; from the coding sequence TTGTCTGGCCAGAATAACACCGTCTATCTCAGCCTCGGCGGCAATCTCGGCGACCCGGCGGCCTCGATGGCCGCGGCGCTGCGCATTCTCGACGCCGATGCCGATACAAGCGTGGCCGCCGTCTCCTCGCTCTACCGCACGCCGCCCTGGGGCAAGCTCGACCAGCCGGATTTCCTCAACGCCGCCGCCGAACTGTCGACGCGGCTTTCGCCTCGTGCGCTGCTCGACCTCTGCCTCGACGCGGAGCGCAAGCTGAAGCGGGTGCGCGAGGAGCGCTGGGGGCCGCGCCTGATCGATATCGACATTCTGGTGTTCGGTGACCGTGTCATCCACGAGACCGGGCTGGAAGTGCCGCATCCGCGCATGCTGGAACGCGCCTTCGTCCTGGCGCCGCTGGCCGAGATCGCGCCCGGTCTGGCGGTTGCCGGCCGTAGCGTGGCCGAGCGCTTGGGGGCCGTCGACGCATCAGGCATCGAGCGACTGCCATCCGGCCGCGACTGGTGGCTACCCTAG
- a CDS encoding DUF924 family protein — MELDSRALSVSKFWRDAGEDAWFEKNEAFDTDFRNRFLDLHYAAARRECDGWSDHAEGSLALMILLDQFPRNCFRGTGHMYATDPLARHFAQKAVLAGHDLLLEPELRVFLYLPFEHSELLADQERSVALTTANAPEYLKYAEEHRDIIQRFGRFPHRNRMLGRETTPEEKAFLDGGGFSG; from the coding sequence ATGGAATTGGACAGCAGAGCCCTGTCGGTCAGCAAATTCTGGCGTGACGCCGGCGAGGACGCATGGTTCGAGAAGAACGAGGCCTTCGATACCGACTTCCGCAATCGCTTTCTCGACCTGCACTACGCAGCCGCGCGGCGTGAATGCGACGGCTGGTCGGATCATGCCGAAGGCTCGCTGGCGCTGATGATCCTGCTCGACCAGTTTCCACGAAATTGCTTTCGCGGCACCGGCCATATGTATGCAACCGACCCGCTTGCCAGGCATTTCGCTCAAAAAGCGGTTTTGGCCGGCCACGATCTGTTGCTCGAACCGGAACTCCGCGTATTCCTCTATCTGCCATTCGAGCACTCGGAACTGCTCGCCGATCAGGAAAGGTCCGTGGCACTCACCACCGCCAATGCGCCCGAATACCTCAAATATGCCGAGGAGCACCGCGACATCATCCAGCGCTTCGGCCGCTTTCCGCACCGCAACAGGATGCTCGGCCGCGAAACCACGCCGGAGGAAAAGGCATTTCTGGACGGTGGTGGTTTCTCTGGCTGA
- a CDS encoding monovalent cation:proton antiporter-2 (CPA2) family protein: MAAEASGSDLVQVVALLAAGVVAVPIFKRMGLGSILGYLAAGVVIGPFGLRIFSESEAILHVAELGVVMFLFIIGLEMQPSRLWGLRREIFGLGAFQVGVCAILLTGVGMAGGFPVSQSFVAGAGFVLTSTAIVMQLLEERGEIASPKGQRIVSILLLEDLAIVPLLALIAFLAPGGADTSLSERLTEVGIGLAAIVGLVVAGRYLLNPFFRILADARAREVMTAAALLVVLGSALAMQLSGLSMAMGAFLAGVLLSESTFRHQLEADIEPFRGILLGLFFLAVGMSLDLHVVAANWKLIAIYVVAYMAMKAFGIYAVARILKTGHREALERAVFMAQGGEFAFVLYSAAAAVGIIDNQANATLTAIVIISMVLTPLAIVALRYLTPRDEQSLDGVDVADGLSGSVLIIGFGRFGQIASQPLLLRGIDVSIIDNDVEMIQAAADFGFKVYYGDGTRLDILHAAGAGRARAVLICVDKADAAVRIAELVKAEFPLLTVLARAFDRGTALQLIRAGVDFQLRETFESALVFGGSALESLGVDPEDVAETIEDVRRRDTDRFETQLAEGIRAGQRFLRGNIGTPIPTPLSTPRRAGQALNEETAGVLHKSETAD; encoded by the coding sequence ATGGCGGCAGAGGCATCGGGCAGCGATCTGGTCCAGGTGGTGGCGCTGCTTGCTGCCGGCGTCGTCGCCGTTCCCATCTTCAAGCGCATGGGGTTGGGCTCGATTCTCGGCTACCTGGCCGCCGGCGTGGTGATCGGACCGTTCGGCCTGCGCATCTTTTCCGAATCGGAAGCCATCCTCCATGTCGCCGAACTCGGCGTCGTCATGTTCCTGTTCATCATCGGGCTGGAAATGCAGCCGTCGCGGCTATGGGGCCTGCGCCGCGAGATTTTCGGGCTCGGCGCGTTTCAGGTCGGCGTCTGCGCGATCCTGCTCACCGGCGTTGGAATGGCCGGCGGGTTTCCAGTCTCGCAATCCTTCGTTGCCGGCGCCGGATTCGTGCTGACCTCGACGGCAATCGTCATGCAGCTCCTCGAGGAACGCGGCGAAATCGCCTCGCCGAAAGGCCAGCGCATCGTCTCCATCCTGCTGCTGGAAGACCTCGCCATCGTGCCGCTGCTGGCCCTGATCGCGTTCCTGGCGCCTGGCGGCGCCGATACCAGCCTGTCGGAGCGGCTGACAGAGGTCGGTATAGGCCTTGCCGCGATCGTCGGGCTGGTGGTGGCCGGGCGCTATCTGCTGAACCCCTTCTTCCGCATCCTGGCGGATGCCCGTGCCCGCGAAGTCATGACGGCCGCCGCGCTTCTGGTCGTGCTCGGGTCGGCGCTCGCCATGCAGCTCAGCGGCCTGTCGATGGCGATGGGTGCGTTCCTGGCCGGCGTGCTTCTGTCCGAATCGACCTTCCGCCATCAGCTCGAGGCCGACATCGAACCGTTCCGCGGCATCCTGCTCGGCCTGTTCTTCCTCGCGGTCGGCATGTCGCTCGACCTGCATGTGGTGGCCGCGAACTGGAAGCTGATCGCCATCTATGTCGTCGCCTACATGGCAATGAAGGCGTTCGGCATCTATGCCGTCGCCCGAATCCTCAAGACAGGCCATCGCGAAGCGCTGGAACGTGCGGTCTTCATGGCGCAAGGCGGCGAATTCGCCTTCGTTCTCTATTCGGCCGCCGCCGCCGTCGGCATCATCGACAACCAGGCCAATGCGACACTCACCGCCATTGTCATCATCTCCATGGTGCTAACCCCGCTGGCCATCGTGGCGTTGCGGTACCTGACGCCGCGCGACGAGCAGTCGCTCGATGGGGTCGATGTCGCCGACGGTCTGAGCGGCAGCGTGCTGATCATCGGCTTCGGCCGCTTCGGGCAGATCGCCAGCCAGCCGCTGCTGCTGCGCGGCATCGATGTGTCGATCATCGACAACGACGTTGAGATGATCCAGGCGGCGGCCGACTTCGGCTTCAAGGTCTATTATGGCGACGGCACGCGGCTCGATATCCTCCATGCCGCGGGTGCCGGCAGGGCGCGCGCCGTGCTCATCTGCGTCGACAAGGCCGATGCCGCCGTTCGCATCGCCGAGCTTGTCAAAGCCGAGTTCCCCTTGCTGACCGTACTGGCCCGCGCCTTCGATCGCGGCACGGCACTGCAGCTCATTCGCGCGGGCGTCGATTTCCAGCTGCGCGAGACCTTCGAATCGGCGCTGGTGTTCGGCGGCTCGGCCCTGGAATCGCTCGGCGTGGATCCGGAGGACGTGGCCGAAACGATTGAGGATGTCAGGCGCCGCGACACCGACCGTTTCGAAACCCAGCTCGCCGAAGGCATCCGCGCCGGACAGCGTTTCCTCAGGGGCAATATCGGAACGCCGATTCCGACGCCGCTGTCCACGCCGCGACGTGCCGGTCAGGCCCTCAATGAAGAGACGGCCGGCGTCCTGCATAAATCCGAAACTGCCGATTGA
- a CDS encoding YcjF family protein, producing the protein MTAPRKPAAFRIEPEAAPRQQTSQARPDEPSRKPRAMKPGVALVIPAEVDVFDEPDIVAAEPPPAIAPRKRSLFGSIFFGAIGVLVSLAVGLWTDQLIRDLFARAEWLGWLAAGMAAIAVLALLVILIREFLAIARLAEVEKLQKRALDAIARDDPNAARSVVDELSAFVAAKPETAAGRRALSELRGEIIDGGNLVRLAEAEILGPLDARAKVMILEAAKRVSLVTAVSPRALVDVAYVVFEAGRLIRRLSELYGGRPGTLGFFRLARSVLAHLAVTGSIAIGDSFVQQIVGHGLAARLSAKLGEGVVNGMMTARIGIAAMETARPLPFSAAKRPGLGDFLSALTSFATRKGAETAEPGKQGSSLRDG; encoded by the coding sequence ATGACCGCGCCCCGCAAGCCGGCGGCCTTCCGCATCGAGCCGGAGGCCGCGCCGAGACAACAGACGTCACAGGCGCGCCCGGACGAGCCCTCGCGCAAACCCCGAGCGATGAAGCCCGGCGTCGCGCTTGTCATCCCGGCGGAAGTCGACGTCTTCGACGAACCCGACATCGTCGCCGCCGAACCGCCGCCGGCGATCGCCCCCAGGAAACGCTCGCTGTTCGGCAGCATTTTCTTTGGCGCCATTGGCGTGCTGGTTTCGCTGGCCGTCGGCCTGTGGACCGACCAGCTCATCCGCGATCTGTTCGCGCGCGCCGAATGGCTGGGCTGGCTGGCCGCCGGCATGGCTGCAATCGCCGTGCTGGCGCTGCTGGTGATCCTCATCCGCGAATTCCTGGCGATCGCCCGCCTCGCCGAAGTCGAAAAGCTGCAGAAGCGGGCGTTGGATGCCATCGCTCGCGACGATCCGAACGCGGCACGGTCGGTGGTCGACGAGTTGTCTGCCTTCGTCGCGGCCAAGCCCGAGACGGCGGCCGGCCGCCGCGCCCTGTCCGAACTGCGCGGCGAGATCATCGACGGTGGCAATCTGGTGCGCCTGGCCGAAGCGGAGATTCTCGGCCCCCTGGACGCCAGGGCCAAGGTGATGATCCTCGAGGCCGCCAAGCGCGTCTCGCTGGTGACGGCGGTCAGCCCGCGGGCGCTTGTCGATGTCGCCTATGTAGTCTTCGAGGCCGGGCGCCTCATTCGCCGCCTGTCGGAACTTTATGGCGGGCGGCCGGGAACGCTGGGGTTCTTCCGCCTGGCGCGCAGCGTGCTGGCGCATCTGGCCGTCACCGGTTCGATCGCTATTGGCGACAGCTTCGTCCAGCAGATTGTCGGCCACGGCCTGGCGGCACGCCTTTCGGCCAAGCTTGGCGAGGGCGTCGTCAACGGCATGATGACGGCGCGCATAGGCATCGCCGCGATGGAGACCGCGCGTCCCCTGCCCTTCAGCGCCGCGAAGCGCCCGGGCCTGGGCGATTTCCTCTCGGCGCTGACATCGTTTGCGACAAGGAAAGGCGCCGAAACCGCCGAGCCCGGCAAACAAGGTTCGAGCCTTCGAGATGGTTGA